In the Bacillus amyloliquefaciens DSM 7 = ATCC 23350 genome, TGTCAGCTGCTTTTTAGGCTCTTGTTGGTTTGTATTTGATTGAACAGGCTGCTGTTTTGCTTCGACAGCCTTCGCTTCTTGTTTAGGTTGTTGTTGTTCTTGAACAGGTTCTTGTTTAGGCTGCTCTTTTTGGACAGCTTCTTGTTTTGGCTGTGCTGTCTCTGCAGCTGGTTTTTGTTCAGTTTGCGGCTGGCTGGCTTCTTGAGCCGGCTGTGCAGCCTGAGCCTGACCTTTTACCTTTAAGGTTGTGCCTGCGTAAATGATATCTGATTGCAAGTTATTCAAGCTTTTCAGATTGTTGACTGATGTTCCGAATTTCTGAGCAATTTTCCAGAGGCTGTCGCCCTGCTTCACTGTGTACTGCCCAGATGTGGTTGTTTCTACTGAAGAAATAGTCAGTTTCTCTCCTTCAATGATTAAATCAGAAGATAACTGATTCCATTCTTTTAGGTCCTTTAGGTTCACTCCGTTTTTTTGCGAGATCCCCCAGAGCGTATCACCCTTTTGCACCGTGATTTCTTTTGCAGAAGCGTGAGCTCCAAATGCAGTTGTTGAAATTGCTGCAACTGCCACAAAGGACATAATCGTCTTCTTCATAAGTAAATCCTCCCTTGTTAGCTTTTTATTGGCGGCTAACAGGTGATATCGTAACATATGAAAATGTCAGTTCAATAACAAAACGATTTGATTTAGATTACAGTTCCTTTACATGAAACATTTCTCTCGCTTGGTAAGTCTTGCTGAAACCCTGATACAGCAAGGGGTTTCAAGCTTCTGATTTTTCCGTTGCGACCGGAAAACATAATGTGTAAATCTCTAAAAAAACTTTTTTTCACTCTGTTTCTCTTACATAATTTCGGATTTCTTCTAAAAAAAGCGCTCCGTATTTCAATCTTTTTTGTTCCCCTACCCCTTTTACGGAAAGAAGATCATGATCTGTTTTCGGAAGTTTCGCCGACATTTCTTTTAACGTCTGATCTGAGAACACGACAAATGGAGGCACGCCTTGTTCCGCTGCGATCTCTTTGCGGAGACGCCGGAGAATCTCAAATAATTCATCGTTTTCGGTAACGGCGGCGGCCTCTAAGGCTTCTTTTCTCGCGACTGCGCTCTTTCCAAGCAGAACATCCCTGCCTTTTTGTGTGACCATAAGCGTCGGAAATGTACCGTCCGCCATTCTGATATATTCATCTGAAATCAGGAATTCGATAAAATCACTGATTTCCCCTGTTGTTTGATGCTTCATAATGCCGTATGTGGACAGGCTGCTGAAGCCGTTTTCCAGCACTTTTTTATTTTTTGACCCGTTAAGCACCTGTGCGACCATCGTTTTTCCGAAACGCTCATTCATTCTGATAATACATGACAATACCATCTGCGCTTCTTTTGTGACGTCATGGGCTGTCCTTGTATCAGTGCAATTGCCGCATGCTCCGCAAGCTTCTGCCTCACTCTCGCCGAAATACTTCAGAATAAACCGCTGCAGGCAATCTTCCGTATGACAGTAATCCACCATCTGTCTCAGTTTTTTGAGATCCTGCTTTTGTTTTTCTTCTCCGGCTGCCGATTGGTCTATTAAAAAGCGCTGCACCATAATATCCTGCGGAGAAAACAAGAGCACGCACTCGCTATCGAGACCGTCGCGCCCGGCCCGTCCGGCTTCCTGATAATAGCTCTCCATATCTTTTGGAATCTGTGCGTGGAGAACGAATCTGATGT is a window encoding:
- a CDS encoding 3D domain-containing protein; this encodes MKKTIMSFVAVAAISTTAFGAHASAKEITVQKGDTLWGISQKNGVNLKDLKEWNQLSSDLIIEGEKLTISSVETTTSGQYTVKQGDSLWKIAQKFGTSVNNLKSLNNLQSDIIYAGTTLKVKGQAQAAQPAQEASQPQTEQKPAAETAQPKQEAVQKEQPKQEPVQEQQQPKQEAKAVEAKQQPVQSNTNQQEPKKQLTMTATAYSANDGGISGVTATGVDLNKNPDAKVIAVDPSVIPLGSKVYVEGYGVATAADTGGAIKGNKIDVFVAKKSDANNWGVRTVNVKVLD